A genomic window from Eleginops maclovinus isolate JMC-PN-2008 ecotype Puerto Natales chromosome 9, JC_Emac_rtc_rv5, whole genome shotgun sequence includes:
- the dmap1 gene encoding DNA methyltransferase 1-associated protein 1: MTTGADVRDILELAGGDNDGPISKKDLINSDKKKSKKTTENLTFKRPEGMHREVYALLYSDKKDAPPLLPSDTTQGYRTVKAKLGCKKVRPWKWMPFTNPARRDGAIFNHWRRVAEEGKDYPFARFNKTVQVPVYSEQEYQMHLHDDGWTKAETDHLFDLSKRFDLRFVVVHDRYDHQQYRKRSVEDLKERYYTICGKLAKVRAASGTEPKIYIFDAGHERRRKEQLDKLFNRTPEQVAEEEYLTQELRKIETRKKEREKKAQDLQKLIKAADTTTELRRAEKRVSKKKLPQKRETEKPAVPETAGIKFPDFKSAGVTLRSQRMKLPSSVGQKKIKAIEQILQEQGVDLNPMPTEEMVQMFNELRSDLVLLYELKQAHSNCEYEQQMLRHRYEALLKAGGGGGGGGFGGSFAALPASLTQVGELITTNSTAASTPGGEAPSWPCTDDIKVEAKEQIIDVVGAPLTPNSRKRRESASSSSSVKKVKKP, encoded by the exons ATGACTACCGGGGCTGATGTCAGGGATATCCTGGAGTTGGCTGGAGGAGACAATGACGGTCCCATCAGCAAGAAGGATCTCATCAACTCAGACAAG aaaaaaagcaagaagACAACAGAAAACCTGACCTTCAAGAGACCAGAGGGGATGCACCGAGAGGTCTATGCTCTGCTCTATTCAGACAAAAA AGATGCACCCCCTCTGCTGCCCAGCGACACCACTCAGGGCTACAGGACAGTCAAAGCCAAGCTGGGCTGTAAAAAGGTGCGTCCCTGGAAGTGGATGCCCTTCACCAATCCAGCTCGCAGGGACGGAGCGATCTTCAACCACTGGAGACGTGTGGCAGAAGAGGGCAAGGACTACCCTTTTGCCCGCTTCAACAAG ACAGTGCAGGTGCCAGTGTACTCTGAGCAGGAGTACCAGATGCATCTCCATGATGATGGCTGGACTAAGGCAGAGACAGATCACCTGTTTGACCTCAGCAAGCGCTTCGACCTGCGCTTCGTAGTTGTGCACGACCGCTACGACCACCAGCAATACAGA AAACGTTCAGTGGAGGACCTGAAAGAGCGGTATTACACTATTTGTGGTAAGCTGGCCAAAGTCCGTGCAGCTTCAGGGACGGAGCCCAAGATCTACATCTTTGATGCCGGCCATGAGAGGCGGCGCAAAGAGCAACTGGACAAGCTGTTCAACCGCACACCTGAACAG GTGGCAGAAGAGGAATATCTTACTCAGGAGCTGAGGAAGATTGAGACCAGAAAGAAGGAGCGGGAGAAGAAGGCCCAGGATCTGCAGAAACTCATCAAAGCAGCGGACACGACCACAGAGCTCAGACGAGCCGAGAAGAGAGTGTCCAAGAAGAAGCTCCCGCAAAAGAGAGAGACGGAAAAACCG GCTGTTCCAGAAACCGCAGGCATCAAGTTTCCTGACTTCAAATCAGCAGGAGTCACGCTGCGCAGTCAGAGG atGAAACTGCCAAGCTCGGTAGGCCAGAAGAAGATCAAGGCCATTGAGCAGATCCTGCAGGAGCAAGGAGTCG ATCTGAACCCCATGCCCACGGAGGAGATGGTCCAGATGTTCAACGAGCTGCGCAGCGACCTGGTGCTGCTGTACGAGCTGAAGCAGGCCCACAGCAACTGTGAGTACGAGCAGCAGATGCTGCGGCACCGCTACGAGGCGCTGCTGAAGGCcggcggaggaggaggggggggagggttCGGAGGATCTTTTGCAGCTCTACCAGCCTCCCTCACACAAGTGGGGGAACTCATCACCACCAACAGCACCGCAGCGTCCACCCCAGGGGGGGAGGCTCCGTCCTGGCCCTGTACTGACGACATCAAGGTGGAGGCCAAGGAGCAAATCATTGATGTTGTCGGAGCACCGCTAACCCCCAACTCG CGCAAACGCAGAGAGTCGGCCTCCAGCTCGTCTTCAGTGAAGAAGGTGAAGAAGCCGTGA
- the hnrnpm gene encoding heterogeneous nuclear ribonucleoprotein M isoform X3, with protein sequence MSAEQPENTTVTEKAPPVQQQQQPAAAQQQTGDLNGKAKHEPTSSRKERPQKRGGGGGRFEPYGNVNKRYRVFVSNIPYDVKWQALKDLMKEKVGEVTYVEHLMDAEGKSRGCAVVEFRTEELMKKAVEKVNKHNLNGRPLKVKEDPDGVIAQREINKTQGGGHPGGHGGMGGMGNMGVLGGMDRMNMDRMGPGPNGAVNIPPSLMNNPNIPNEIIHGLQAGRIGSTVFVANLDYKVGWKKLKEVFSMAGMVVRADILEDKDGKSRGMGTVTFDMPIEAVQAVSMFNGQLLFNRLMHVKLDEKSLPKDFGVPERASSGLPRGLSGIGLGLGPNGQPIDATQLNRGGGGGGMGNMGPGGMDGMGFGNMGGRMGGGGGGGGGGADFSSAPGMDNYGGGMNNMDRFGSSGMGRANEMDRGIGGAFDREFGRNDMGMSRNNFGESFERGMGNSLGMDRMSSGMDRMGGGMERMGGMDRMGMDRMERGSDLERIGSGFDRMGSGMDRLGPSMDRLGPGLDRMSSSMDRLGPAGFDRLGPSGIDRMGSGLDFTSPMGMDRMSNTGIDRMATSFDRIGSTGSIDRFPSGGMDRMNSGMDRMGSGSVGGQFDRSAELDRGFGGNTFGGAGGPGTGGGNNIRKGCQIFVRNLPFDFNWKMLKDTFNTCGMVQYADIKMENGKSKGCGVVRFDTPETAERVCRTMNGYRLNGREIDVRIDRNA encoded by the exons ATGTCCGCCGAGCAGCCCGAAAACACTACGGTGACCGAGAAAGCACCCccggtgcagcagcagcagcagccggcgGCGGCACAGCAGCAGACCGG AGACTTGAATGGGAAAGCCAAGCATGAGCCCACTTCAAGCAGGAAGGAGAGACcccagaagagaggaggaggcggcggGCGCTTCGAACCCTATGGAAACGTGAACAAGAGATACAGGGTTTTCGTCAGCAACATCCCTTACGACGTCAAATGGCAGGCCCTCAAAGACCTGATGAAAGAGAAAG TGGGTGAGGTAACGTACGTCGAACACTTAATGGACGCAGAAGGCAAATCGAGG GGTTGCGC TGTTGTTGAGTTCAGGACGGAAGAGCTGATGAAGAAAGCCGTGGAGAAAGTTAACAAGCACAATCTCAATGGACGTCCCCTCAAAGTGAAGGAG GACCCTGATGGTGTGATTGCTCAGAGAGAAATCAACAAGACTCAAGGTGGAGGACATCCAGGAGGCCATGGTGGAATGGGGGGAATGGGAAATATGGGAGTGCTGGGGGGAATGGATCGCATGAACATGGATCGAATGGGCCCCGGACCAAATGGCGCCGTCAACATTCCTCCCAGCCTGATGAACAATCCCAACATCCCCAACGAGATCATCCACGGTCTGCAGGCCGGCAGGATCGGCAGCACCGTCTTTGTGGCTAAT CTGGACTACAAAGTGGGCTGGAAGAAGCTGAAGGAGGTCTTCAGCATGGCTGGCATGGTGGTGAGAGCCGACATCCTGGAGGACAAGGACGGGAAAAGCAGAGGCATGGGCACAGTCACATTCGATATGCCCATCGAAGCAGTCCAAGCTGTCT CTATGTTCAATGGACAGCTTCTGTTCAACAGACTGATGCATGTCAAGCTG GATGAGAAATCCCTACCTAAAGATTTCGGAGTGCCTGAGAGAGCTTCTTCTGGTCTTCCCC GTGGCCTGAGTGGTATTGGCCTGGGTCTTGGTCCTAACGGCCAGCCCATTGATGCTACCCAACTGAACAGAGGAGGCGGGGGTGGAGGAATGGGCAACATGGGCCCCGGAG GAATGGATGGAATGGGCTTCGGCAACATGGGAGGTCGTATGGGAGgcggtggaggtggaggaggaggaggagcag ACTTCTCCTCTGCTCCAGGAATGGACAACTACGGCGGCGGAATGAACAACATGGATCGTTTCGGTTCCTCCGGGATGGGCCGGGCCAACG AGATGGACCGTGGGATTGGTGGTGCTTTTGACAGGGAGTTTGGGCGGAATGATATGGGAATGTCTCGCAATAATTTTGGAGAGTCGTTTGAAAGAGGAATGG GAAACTCCCTCGGTATGGACCGCATGAGTTCTGGAATGGACCGCATGGGAGGCGGCATGGAGCGCATGGGAGGAATGGACCGCATGGGCATGGACAGGATGGAGCGCGGGTCTGACCTGGAAAGGATCGGCTCAGGGTTCGACCGCATGGGCTCAGGGATGGACCGCCTCGGGCCCAGCATGGACCGGCTCGGACCCGGCCTGGACCGCATGAGCTCCAGCATGGACCGCCTCGGCCCGGCTGGGTTTGACCGCCTCGGCCCCTCTGGTATCGACCGCATGGGTTCCGGCCTGGACTTCACTTCCCCGATGGGAATGGATCGCATGAGCAACACCGGGATCGACAGGATGGCCACCAGCTTCGACCGCATCGGCTCCACTGGGAGCATCGACCGCTTCCCGTCCGGCGGCATGGACCGCATGAACTCCGGCATGGATCGGATGGGCTCCGGCAGCGTCGGCGGCCAGTTCGATCGCTCTGCTGAGCTGGACCGTGGGTTCGGCGGGAACACTTTCGGAGGAGCTGGAGGTCCTGGAACTGGTGGAGGCAACAACATCAGGAAGGGATGCCAGATCTTTGTCAGAAAT CTGCCCTTTGACTTCAACTGGAAGATGCTGAAGGACACCTTCAACACATGTG GAATGGTTCAGTATGCTGACATCAAGATGGAGAACGGCAAGTCCAAGGGCTGCGGCGTGGTTCGCTTCGACACCCCAGAAACTGCCGAGCGCGTCTGCAGGACCATGAACGGCTACCGGCTGAACGGCAGAGAAATCGACGTCAGGATCGATAGAAATGCATAA
- the hnrnpm gene encoding heterogeneous nuclear ribonucleoprotein M isoform X1 encodes MKKAVEKVNKHNLNGRPLKVKEDPDGVIAQREINKTQGGGHPGGHGGMGGMGNMGVLGGMDRMNMDRMGPGPNGAVNIPPSLMNNPNIPNEIIHGLQAGRIGSTVFVANLDYKVGWKKLKEVFSMAGMVVRADILEDKDGKSRGMGTVTFDMPIEAVQAVSMFNGQLLFNRLMHVKLDEKSLPKDFGVPERASSGLPRGLSGIGLGLGPNGQPIDATQLNRGGGGGGMGNMGPGGMDGMGFGNMGGRMGGGGGGGGGGAGMDNYGGGMNNMDRFGSSGMGRANEMDRGIGGAFDREFGRNDMGMSRNNFGESFERGMGNSLGMDRMSSGMDRMGGGMERMGGMDRMGMDRMERGSDLERIGSGFDRMGSGMDRLGPSMDRLGPGLDRMSSSMDRLGPAGFDRLGPSGIDRMGSGLDFTSPMGMDRMSNTGIDRMATSFDRIGSTGSIDRFPSGGMDRMNSGMDRMGSGSVGGQFDRSAELDRGFGGNTFGGAGGPGTGGGNNIRKGCQIFVRNLPFDFNWKMLKDTFNTCGMVQYADIKMENGKSKGCGVVRFDTPETAERVCRTMNGYRLNGREIDVRIDRNA; translated from the exons ATGAAGAAAGCCGTGGAGAAAGTTAACAAGCACAATCTCAATGGACGTCCCCTCAAAGTGAAGGAG GACCCTGATGGTGTGATTGCTCAGAGAGAAATCAACAAGACTCAAGGTGGAGGACATCCAGGAGGCCATGGTGGAATGGGGGGAATGGGAAATATGGGAGTGCTGGGGGGAATGGATCGCATGAACATGGATCGAATGGGCCCCGGACCAAATGGCGCCGTCAACATTCCTCCCAGCCTGATGAACAATCCCAACATCCCCAACGAGATCATCCACGGTCTGCAGGCCGGCAGGATCGGCAGCACCGTCTTTGTGGCTAAT CTGGACTACAAAGTGGGCTGGAAGAAGCTGAAGGAGGTCTTCAGCATGGCTGGCATGGTGGTGAGAGCCGACATCCTGGAGGACAAGGACGGGAAAAGCAGAGGCATGGGCACAGTCACATTCGATATGCCCATCGAAGCAGTCCAAGCTGTCT CTATGTTCAATGGACAGCTTCTGTTCAACAGACTGATGCATGTCAAGCTG GATGAGAAATCCCTACCTAAAGATTTCGGAGTGCCTGAGAGAGCTTCTTCTGGTCTTCCCC GTGGCCTGAGTGGTATTGGCCTGGGTCTTGGTCCTAACGGCCAGCCCATTGATGCTACCCAACTGAACAGAGGAGGCGGGGGTGGAGGAATGGGCAACATGGGCCCCGGAG GAATGGATGGAATGGGCTTCGGCAACATGGGAGGTCGTATGGGAGgcggtggaggtggaggaggaggaggagcag GAATGGACAACTACGGCGGCGGAATGAACAACATGGATCGTTTCGGTTCCTCCGGGATGGGCCGGGCCAACG AGATGGACCGTGGGATTGGTGGTGCTTTTGACAGGGAGTTTGGGCGGAATGATATGGGAATGTCTCGCAATAATTTTGGAGAGTCGTTTGAAAGAGGAATGG GAAACTCCCTCGGTATGGACCGCATGAGTTCTGGAATGGACCGCATGGGAGGCGGCATGGAGCGCATGGGAGGAATGGACCGCATGGGCATGGACAGGATGGAGCGCGGGTCTGACCTGGAAAGGATCGGCTCAGGGTTCGACCGCATGGGCTCAGGGATGGACCGCCTCGGGCCCAGCATGGACCGGCTCGGACCCGGCCTGGACCGCATGAGCTCCAGCATGGACCGCCTCGGCCCGGCTGGGTTTGACCGCCTCGGCCCCTCTGGTATCGACCGCATGGGTTCCGGCCTGGACTTCACTTCCCCGATGGGAATGGATCGCATGAGCAACACCGGGATCGACAGGATGGCCACCAGCTTCGACCGCATCGGCTCCACTGGGAGCATCGACCGCTTCCCGTCCGGCGGCATGGACCGCATGAACTCCGGCATGGATCGGATGGGCTCCGGCAGCGTCGGCGGCCAGTTCGATCGCTCTGCTGAGCTGGACCGTGGGTTCGGCGGGAACACTTTCGGAGGAGCTGGAGGTCCTGGAACTGGTGGAGGCAACAACATCAGGAAGGGATGCCAGATCTTTGTCAGAAAT CTGCCCTTTGACTTCAACTGGAAGATGCTGAAGGACACCTTCAACACATGTG GAATGGTTCAGTATGCTGACATCAAGATGGAGAACGGCAAGTCCAAGGGCTGCGGCGTGGTTCGCTTCGACACCCCAGAAACTGCCGAGCGCGTCTGCAGGACCATGAACGGCTACCGGCTGAACGGCAGAGAAATCGACGTCAGGATCGATAGAAATGCATAA
- the hnrnpm gene encoding heterogeneous nuclear ribonucleoprotein M isoform X2, which yields MKKAVEKVNKHNLNGRPLKVKEDPDGVIAQREINKTQGGGHPGGHGGMGGMGNMGVLGGMDRMNMDRMGPGPNGAVNIPPSLMNNPNIPNEIIHGLQAGRIGSTVFVANLDYKVGWKKLKEVFSMAGMVVRADILEDKDGKSRGMGTVTFDMPIEAVQAVSMFNGQLLFNRLMHVKLDEKSLPKDFGVPERASSGLPRGLSGIGLGLGPNGQPIDATQLNRGGGGGGMGNMGPGGMDGMGFGNMGGRMGGGGGGGGGGAGMDNYGGGMNNMDRFGSSGMGRANGNSLGMDRMSSGMDRMGGGMERMGGMDRMGMDRMERGSDLERIGSGFDRMGSGMDRLGPSMDRLGPGLDRMSSSMDRLGPAGFDRLGPSGIDRMGSGLDFTSPMGMDRMSNTGIDRMATSFDRIGSTGSIDRFPSGGMDRMNSGMDRMGSGSVGGQFDRSAELDRGFGGNTFGGAGGPGTGGGNNIRKGCQIFVRNLPFDFNWKMLKDTFNTCGMVQYADIKMENGKSKGCGVVRFDTPETAERVCRTMNGYRLNGREIDVRIDRNA from the exons ATGAAGAAAGCCGTGGAGAAAGTTAACAAGCACAATCTCAATGGACGTCCCCTCAAAGTGAAGGAG GACCCTGATGGTGTGATTGCTCAGAGAGAAATCAACAAGACTCAAGGTGGAGGACATCCAGGAGGCCATGGTGGAATGGGGGGAATGGGAAATATGGGAGTGCTGGGGGGAATGGATCGCATGAACATGGATCGAATGGGCCCCGGACCAAATGGCGCCGTCAACATTCCTCCCAGCCTGATGAACAATCCCAACATCCCCAACGAGATCATCCACGGTCTGCAGGCCGGCAGGATCGGCAGCACCGTCTTTGTGGCTAAT CTGGACTACAAAGTGGGCTGGAAGAAGCTGAAGGAGGTCTTCAGCATGGCTGGCATGGTGGTGAGAGCCGACATCCTGGAGGACAAGGACGGGAAAAGCAGAGGCATGGGCACAGTCACATTCGATATGCCCATCGAAGCAGTCCAAGCTGTCT CTATGTTCAATGGACAGCTTCTGTTCAACAGACTGATGCATGTCAAGCTG GATGAGAAATCCCTACCTAAAGATTTCGGAGTGCCTGAGAGAGCTTCTTCTGGTCTTCCCC GTGGCCTGAGTGGTATTGGCCTGGGTCTTGGTCCTAACGGCCAGCCCATTGATGCTACCCAACTGAACAGAGGAGGCGGGGGTGGAGGAATGGGCAACATGGGCCCCGGAG GAATGGATGGAATGGGCTTCGGCAACATGGGAGGTCGTATGGGAGgcggtggaggtggaggaggaggaggagcag GAATGGACAACTACGGCGGCGGAATGAACAACATGGATCGTTTCGGTTCCTCCGGGATGGGCCGGGCCAACG GAAACTCCCTCGGTATGGACCGCATGAGTTCTGGAATGGACCGCATGGGAGGCGGCATGGAGCGCATGGGAGGAATGGACCGCATGGGCATGGACAGGATGGAGCGCGGGTCTGACCTGGAAAGGATCGGCTCAGGGTTCGACCGCATGGGCTCAGGGATGGACCGCCTCGGGCCCAGCATGGACCGGCTCGGACCCGGCCTGGACCGCATGAGCTCCAGCATGGACCGCCTCGGCCCGGCTGGGTTTGACCGCCTCGGCCCCTCTGGTATCGACCGCATGGGTTCCGGCCTGGACTTCACTTCCCCGATGGGAATGGATCGCATGAGCAACACCGGGATCGACAGGATGGCCACCAGCTTCGACCGCATCGGCTCCACTGGGAGCATCGACCGCTTCCCGTCCGGCGGCATGGACCGCATGAACTCCGGCATGGATCGGATGGGCTCCGGCAGCGTCGGCGGCCAGTTCGATCGCTCTGCTGAGCTGGACCGTGGGTTCGGCGGGAACACTTTCGGAGGAGCTGGAGGTCCTGGAACTGGTGGAGGCAACAACATCAGGAAGGGATGCCAGATCTTTGTCAGAAAT CTGCCCTTTGACTTCAACTGGAAGATGCTGAAGGACACCTTCAACACATGTG GAATGGTTCAGTATGCTGACATCAAGATGGAGAACGGCAAGTCCAAGGGCTGCGGCGTGGTTCGCTTCGACACCCCAGAAACTGCCGAGCGCGTCTGCAGGACCATGAACGGCTACCGGCTGAACGGCAGAGAAATCGACGTCAGGATCGATAGAAATGCATAA
- the timm44 gene encoding mitochondrial import inner membrane translocase subunit TIM44, translated as MATPLCQCYQICVRRGLVAFPSSYLLLHNRPTVYRIHGLLTCSSQSPSVQVRYMSGERGGGRKGFIGELVDNIKQELNKNKEMKDNIKKFREEAKKLEESEALKQARRKFKTIESETVKTSDVLRKKLGTISESVKEGLEEVSRTDIGKKIKDGMEEAAKSAKTSAESVSKGGEMLGKTGAFRAISQGMESVKREIDDLGHTGSYRPPARLRKRSEFSSKGAEEEGKVFEANEDAMGVVLHKDSKWYQQWKDFKDNNTVFNRFFEMKMKYDESENALIRASRAVTEKMTDVLGGLFSKTEMSEVLTEILKADPSFDKDTFLKQCERDIIPNILEAMIQGELEVLKDWCYEATYSQLAHPIQQAKAMGLHFHSQILDIDNIDLAMGKMMDQGPVLIITFQAQLVMVIRNSKGEVVEGDPGKVIRMMYVWALCRDQEELNPYAAWRLLDISASSTEQIL; from the exons ATGGCGACCCCCTTGTGTCAGTGTTACCAG atctGTGTGAGGAGAGGCTTGGTGGCTTTCCCTTCCTCCTACCTGCTCCTTCACAACAGACCCACTGTCTACAGGATACATGGGCTGCTCACATGCTCTTCACAG TCCCCCTCAGTGCAGGTTAGGTACATGTCGGGCGAGAGAGGCGGGGGCAGGAAAGGTTTCATCGGAGAGTTAGTGGACAACATAAAGCAGGagctcaacaaaaacaaagaaatgaaagacaacATCAAGAAGTTCAGAGAGGAGGCCAAAAAGCTGGAGGAGTCAGAGGCGCTGAAACAAGCTCGAAGGAAATTC AAAACAATAGAGTCAGAAACGGTGAAGACCTCCGATGTTCTCCGGAAGAAGCTGGGAACCATCTCAGAGAGCGTCAAAGAg gggCTGGAGGAGGTGAGTCGTACGGACATTGGAAAGAAAATCAAGGACGGAATGGAGGAAGCAGCCAAATCAGCGAAGACCTCAGCGGAGTCCGTGTCTAAAGGTGGAGAGATGCTGGGGAAGACCGGAGCCTTCAGAGCGATTTCACAG GGCATGGAGAGTGTGAAGAGGGAGATCGATGACCTGGGTCACACCGGTTCTTATCGGCCTCCCGCCagactgaggaagaggagcgagTTCTCCTCTAAGGGCGCCGAAGAGGAGGGCAAGGTGTTCGAAGCCAACGA GGATGCAATGGGTGTGGTGCTGCACAAAGACTCCAAATGGTACCAGCAGTGGAAGGACTTCAAAGACAACAACACGGTCTTCAACA GGTTCTTTGAGATGAAGATGAAGTACGACGAGAGTGAGAACGCGCTCATCAGAGCCTCTCGAGCTGTCACCGAAAAGATGACCGACGTGTTAG GCGGGCTGTTCTCTAAGACGGAGATGTCTGAAGTGCTCACAGAGATTTTAAAAGCCGACCCATCCTTCGACAAAGACACTTTCCTCAAGCAGTGTGAACGAGATATCATCCCTAATATACTGGAG GCGATGATCCAAGGGGAGCTGGAGGTGCTGAAGGACTGGTGTTATGAAGCG ACCTACAGTCAGCTGGCACATCCAATCCAGCAAGCCAAAGCCATGGGACTCCACTTCCACTCTCAGATCCTGGACATCGACAACATTGAC TTGGCCATGGGGAAGATGATGGACCAGGGCCCGGTGCTGATCATCACCTTCCAGGCTCAGCTGGTCATGGTGATCCGAAACAGCAAAGgagaggtggtggagggggaCCCT GGAAAAGTTATCAGGATGATGTACGTGTGGGCTCTGTGTCGGGACCAGGAGGAGCTGAACCCGTACGCCGCATGGAGACTACTGGACATCTCCGCGTCGAGCACCGAGCAGATCCTCTAA